A stretch of Candidatus Sphingomonas phytovorans DNA encodes these proteins:
- a CDS encoding TauD/TfdA family dioxygenase, which translates to MATALNIGTDLQDRAASRGIVITPSTPTIGAEISGIGLNHPLDDSVAEIVREAWLTHKVIFFRDQDIDYASHLRLGRLFGELEGHPVIPHVEGYPEVLLIKGVEGVQLTAESFAPFKAYNKWHTDVTFRERPSIASVLRARLLPPLGGDTIWSDTAAAYAGLPQAVKERIAHLDAEHDIVASFGGRVSEEKRAQLARDFPAVAHPVVRTHPETGEKILYVNYTFTTRILGIPEEESKELLRLLYERIKVPEYQVRFRWTPNAIGIWDNRSTQHYAVGDYWPAERVLERVTVSGDVVTR; encoded by the coding sequence ATGGCGACCGCTTTGAACATCGGGACCGACCTGCAGGACCGCGCGGCGTCGCGCGGGATCGTCATCACGCCGTCGACCCCGACGATCGGCGCTGAGATATCGGGCATCGGCCTGAACCATCCGCTCGACGACAGCGTCGCGGAGATCGTCCGCGAGGCCTGGCTGACGCACAAGGTGATCTTCTTTCGCGACCAGGACATTGACTACGCGAGCCATCTCCGCCTCGGCCGGCTGTTCGGCGAGCTCGAGGGCCATCCGGTCATCCCGCATGTCGAGGGCTATCCCGAGGTGCTGCTGATCAAGGGTGTCGAGGGCGTGCAGCTGACGGCGGAGAGTTTCGCACCGTTCAAGGCGTACAACAAATGGCACACCGACGTGACCTTTCGCGAACGCCCCTCGATCGCCTCGGTGCTGCGCGCCCGGCTGCTACCGCCCCTGGGCGGCGACACGATCTGGTCTGACACGGCCGCCGCTTATGCCGGCCTGCCCCAGGCAGTGAAGGAGCGCATCGCCCATCTCGATGCCGAGCACGATATCGTCGCAAGCTTCGGCGGACGGGTCAGCGAGGAGAAGCGGGCGCAGCTAGCCCGCGATTTCCCGGCGGTGGCGCATCCGGTGGTGCGCACCCATCCCGAGACGGGCGAGAAGATCCTCTACGTCAACTACACCTTCACGACCCGGATTCTCGGCATCCCGGAGGAGGAAAGCAAGGAACTGCTCCGCCTGCTCTACGAGCGGATCAAGGTGCCCGAATATCAGGTCCGCTTCCGCTGGACGCCGAACGCGATCGGCATCTGGGACAATCGCTCGACCCAGCATTATGCGGTCGGCGATTACTGGCCCGCCGAACGGGTGCTTGAGCGGGTGACGGTTTCCGGGGATGTGGTGACGCGCTAG
- a CDS encoding serine O-acetyltransferase: protein MLMANDPLDAVVLGLASARRDWRAAHQRHANAGTTRFPSRVALEFMLEHLEAALFPQRLGHFEGTTEDVFVRLRLEQAFGLLEAEIGRELRYWEAETGDRFDCDHGSTIVRLFAAALPEIRRLIDSDVAAAFQGDPAARSVDEILICYPCAAAVMYHRLAHQLFELGAPLVARVISEIANSRTGIDIHPGATIGPSFFIDHGTGVVIGETAIIGARVRLYQHVTLGARRLPPEDGHSVRERFARHPIVEDDVVVYAGATILGRVRIGRGATIGGNVWVTEDVAPGALVMQPPALSFAAAQAPPLFPEG, encoded by the coding sequence ATGCTGATGGCGAATGATCCGCTGGACGCCGTCGTGCTCGGCCTGGCATCGGCCAGGCGGGACTGGCGCGCCGCGCACCAGCGCCACGCCAATGCCGGTACCACGCGTTTCCCCTCGCGCGTCGCGCTCGAGTTCATGCTTGAACATCTCGAGGCGGCACTGTTCCCGCAGCGGCTCGGCCATTTCGAGGGCACGACCGAGGATGTCTTCGTCCGGCTCCGCCTCGAACAGGCCTTTGGTCTGCTAGAGGCGGAGATCGGGCGCGAGCTGCGTTATTGGGAAGCCGAGACCGGCGACCGGTTCGACTGCGATCACGGCAGCACCATCGTCCGCCTGTTCGCCGCGGCGTTGCCCGAGATACGCCGGCTGATCGACAGCGACGTGGCCGCTGCCTTCCAGGGCGATCCGGCAGCACGCAGCGTCGACGAAATCCTGATCTGCTACCCCTGCGCGGCGGCGGTGATGTACCACCGGCTGGCGCACCAGCTCTTCGAGCTCGGAGCGCCGCTGGTCGCGCGGGTGATTTCCGAGATCGCCAATAGCCGGACCGGCATCGACATCCATCCCGGCGCGACGATCGGGCCGAGCTTCTTCATCGACCACGGCACTGGCGTGGTGATCGGCGAGACGGCGATCATCGGCGCGCGCGTGCGGCTGTACCAGCATGTCACGCTTGGCGCGCGGCGCCTGCCGCCGGAGGACGGCCATAGCGTGCGCGAACGCTTTGCCCGCCACCCGATCGTCGAGGACGATGTGGTGGTCTATGCCGGCGCGACGATCCTCGGCCGGGTCAGGATCGGGCGTGGCGCGACGATCGGCGGCAATGTCTGGGTGACGGAGGATGTCGCGCCGGGCGCCCTGGTGATGCAGCCGCCGGCCCTGTCCTTCGCCGCCGCCCAGGCACCACCGCTGTTTCCGGAAGGGTAG